The following are encoded in a window of Parambassis ranga chromosome 15, fParRan2.1, whole genome shotgun sequence genomic DNA:
- the cfap36 gene encoding cilia- and flagella-associated protein 36 isoform X3 produces the protein MAEDDSEWVLESIVGYLGSPEWVIPVTDFMENRCTVFDDEDENKLSYTEIHQQYKKLVEKLLENYMQEVGINEQQFLDACSSPFAKSKTLQAVFRPVLATDDFQMFRSLMVQKNMELQLQALRVIKERNGALPECLTDGVDVMTELQQQEMKILEEVLKKSKEEYDEEMSRRMLLEEETGSTSSGCSDKPIAESREAQNVSCAASQQSSTAKAKAKEKGDNSSSNGHHNPLTNGNSTTEFTLVNGNPGRKEEAKMAAKEKSSAKSSSTSKPTPDCGSNGVDIRVLSAVRAPAKLPETSISSQTVAEAWLAEAHREAGFSKPYTELSASQQEQLQQRAAYLRQQRDKLHALKKEQQKTKQTTTPEEAPACPIPASTTPLEVSAEEKKKLQKRKHLAEKLKEEVIKK, from the exons ATGGCTGAGGATGATAGTGAATGGGTTTTAGAGAGCATCGTTGGCTACCTGGGGAGTCCCGAATGGGTCATACCTGTCACGGACTTTATGGAAAACAGATGCACAG ttttcgACGATGAGGACGAAAATAAGTTATCATACACAGAAATCCACCAGCAGTATAAGAAACTG GTGGAGAAGCTGTTGGAGAATTACATGCAGGAGGTTGGCATCAACGAGCAGCAGTTTCTGGATGCATGCTCCTCGCCTTTTGCCAAATCCAAAACTCTGCAG GCGGTGTTCCGGCCAGTTTTGGCTACAGATGACTTTCAGATGTTTCGCTCACTGATGGTTCAGAAGAACATGGAGCTGCAACTTCAAGCCCTCAGGGTTATTAAAGAAAGGAACG GGGCCCTGCCAGAGTGTCTGACTGATGGTGTGGATGTGATGacggagctgcagcagcaagagATGAAAATCCTGGAGGAGGTTCTAAA AAAGTCTAAAGAGGAGTATGATGAGGAGATGTCCAGGAGGATGCTATTAGAGGAAGAGACCGGCTCCACCTCCAGTGGCTGCTCTGATAAGCCAATAGCTGAGAGTAGGGAAGCCCAGAACGTCTCATGTGCTGCCAGCCAACAGAGCAGCACTGCCAAG GCCAAAGCCAAGGAGAAGggtgacaacagcagcagtaatgGTCACCACAATCCACTAACGAATGGAAACTCTACCACTGAATTTACTCTG GTCAACGGCAACCCTgggagaaaagaagaagccaagatggctgccaaAGAGAAAAGCTCAGCTAAGAGCAGCTCCACTTCTAAACCCACACCAG attgtgGCAGTAATGGTGTGGACATCAGAGTTCTTTCAGCAGTGAGAGCTCCAGCAAAGCTTCCTGAGacctccatcagcagccagaCTGTAGCCGAAGCATGGCTGGCGGAGGCACACAGAGAGGCCGGCTTCTCCAAGCCTTATACT GAATTGTCAGCctcacagcaggagcagctccagcagagggcagcgtACCTGCGACAGCAGCGGGACAAGTTGCACGCTCTgaaaaaagaacagcagaaaaccAAGCAGACGACCACACCAGAGGAGGCGCCCGCTTGTCCCATACCAGCATCCACCACCCCTCTG GAGGTATCtgctgaggagaagaagaagctccAGAAGAGAAAACACCTGGCAGAAAAGCTGAAAGAGGAAGTGATCAAGAAGTGA
- the cfap36 gene encoding cilia- and flagella-associated protein 36 isoform X1 has product MAEDDSEWVLESIVGYLGSPEWVIPVTDFMENRCTVFDDEDENKLSYTEIHQQYKKLVEKLLENYMQEVGINEQQFLDACSSPFAKSKTLQAVFRPVLATDDFQMFRSLMVQKNMELQLQALRVIKERNGALPECLTDGVDVMTELQQQEMKILEEVLKKSKEEYDEEMSRRMLLEEETGSTSSGCSDKPIAESREAQNVSCAASQQSSTAKAKAKEKGDNSSSNGHHNPLTNGNSTTEFTLVNGNPGRKEEAKMAAKEKSSAKSSSTSKPTPDCGSNGVDIRVLSAVRAPAKLPETSISSQTVAEAWLAEAHREAGFSKPYTELSASQQEQLQQRAAYLRQQRDKLHALKKEQQKTKQTTTPEEAPACPIPASTTPLEAVGQSQRNGACSPPPAPAPAPPAQHSTNTTKQKEVSAEEKKKLQKRKHLAEKLKEEVIKK; this is encoded by the exons ATGGCTGAGGATGATAGTGAATGGGTTTTAGAGAGCATCGTTGGCTACCTGGGGAGTCCCGAATGGGTCATACCTGTCACGGACTTTATGGAAAACAGATGCACAG ttttcgACGATGAGGACGAAAATAAGTTATCATACACAGAAATCCACCAGCAGTATAAGAAACTG GTGGAGAAGCTGTTGGAGAATTACATGCAGGAGGTTGGCATCAACGAGCAGCAGTTTCTGGATGCATGCTCCTCGCCTTTTGCCAAATCCAAAACTCTGCAG GCGGTGTTCCGGCCAGTTTTGGCTACAGATGACTTTCAGATGTTTCGCTCACTGATGGTTCAGAAGAACATGGAGCTGCAACTTCAAGCCCTCAGGGTTATTAAAGAAAGGAACG GGGCCCTGCCAGAGTGTCTGACTGATGGTGTGGATGTGATGacggagctgcagcagcaagagATGAAAATCCTGGAGGAGGTTCTAAA AAAGTCTAAAGAGGAGTATGATGAGGAGATGTCCAGGAGGATGCTATTAGAGGAAGAGACCGGCTCCACCTCCAGTGGCTGCTCTGATAAGCCAATAGCTGAGAGTAGGGAAGCCCAGAACGTCTCATGTGCTGCCAGCCAACAGAGCAGCACTGCCAAG GCCAAAGCCAAGGAGAAGggtgacaacagcagcagtaatgGTCACCACAATCCACTAACGAATGGAAACTCTACCACTGAATTTACTCTG GTCAACGGCAACCCTgggagaaaagaagaagccaagatggctgccaaAGAGAAAAGCTCAGCTAAGAGCAGCTCCACTTCTAAACCCACACCAG attgtgGCAGTAATGGTGTGGACATCAGAGTTCTTTCAGCAGTGAGAGCTCCAGCAAAGCTTCCTGAGacctccatcagcagccagaCTGTAGCCGAAGCATGGCTGGCGGAGGCACACAGAGAGGCCGGCTTCTCCAAGCCTTATACT GAATTGTCAGCctcacagcaggagcagctccagcagagggcagcgtACCTGCGACAGCAGCGGGACAAGTTGCACGCTCTgaaaaaagaacagcagaaaaccAAGCAGACGACCACACCAGAGGAGGCGCCCGCTTGTCCCATACCAGCATCCACCACCCCTCTG GAGGCAGTGGGCCAGTCCCAGAGGAATGGGGCCTGttcccctcctcctgctcctgctcctgcaccTCCAGCACAACATTCTACTAACACCACCAAACAGAAG GAGGTATCtgctgaggagaagaagaagctccAGAAGAGAAAACACCTGGCAGAAAAGCTGAAAGAGGAAGTGATCAAGAAGTGA
- the cfap36 gene encoding cilia- and flagella-associated protein 36 isoform X2 — MAEDDSEWVLESIVGYLGSPEWVIPVTDFMENRCTVFDDEDENKLSYTEIHQQYKKLVEKLLENYMQEVGINEQQFLDACSSPFAKSKTLQAVFRPVLATDDFQMFRSLMVQKNMELQLQALRVIKERNGALPECLTDGVDVMTELQQQEMKILEEVLKKSKEEYDEEMSRRMLLEEETGSTSSGCSDKPIAESREAQNVSCAASQQSSTAKVNGNPGRKEEAKMAAKEKSSAKSSSTSKPTPDCGSNGVDIRVLSAVRAPAKLPETSISSQTVAEAWLAEAHREAGFSKPYTELSASQQEQLQQRAAYLRQQRDKLHALKKEQQKTKQTTTPEEAPACPIPASTTPLEAVGQSQRNGACSPPPAPAPAPPAQHSTNTTKQKEVSAEEKKKLQKRKHLAEKLKEEVIKK; from the exons ATGGCTGAGGATGATAGTGAATGGGTTTTAGAGAGCATCGTTGGCTACCTGGGGAGTCCCGAATGGGTCATACCTGTCACGGACTTTATGGAAAACAGATGCACAG ttttcgACGATGAGGACGAAAATAAGTTATCATACACAGAAATCCACCAGCAGTATAAGAAACTG GTGGAGAAGCTGTTGGAGAATTACATGCAGGAGGTTGGCATCAACGAGCAGCAGTTTCTGGATGCATGCTCCTCGCCTTTTGCCAAATCCAAAACTCTGCAG GCGGTGTTCCGGCCAGTTTTGGCTACAGATGACTTTCAGATGTTTCGCTCACTGATGGTTCAGAAGAACATGGAGCTGCAACTTCAAGCCCTCAGGGTTATTAAAGAAAGGAACG GGGCCCTGCCAGAGTGTCTGACTGATGGTGTGGATGTGATGacggagctgcagcagcaagagATGAAAATCCTGGAGGAGGTTCTAAA AAAGTCTAAAGAGGAGTATGATGAGGAGATGTCCAGGAGGATGCTATTAGAGGAAGAGACCGGCTCCACCTCCAGTGGCTGCTCTGATAAGCCAATAGCTGAGAGTAGGGAAGCCCAGAACGTCTCATGTGCTGCCAGCCAACAGAGCAGCACTGCCAAG GTCAACGGCAACCCTgggagaaaagaagaagccaagatggctgccaaAGAGAAAAGCTCAGCTAAGAGCAGCTCCACTTCTAAACCCACACCAG attgtgGCAGTAATGGTGTGGACATCAGAGTTCTTTCAGCAGTGAGAGCTCCAGCAAAGCTTCCTGAGacctccatcagcagccagaCTGTAGCCGAAGCATGGCTGGCGGAGGCACACAGAGAGGCCGGCTTCTCCAAGCCTTATACT GAATTGTCAGCctcacagcaggagcagctccagcagagggcagcgtACCTGCGACAGCAGCGGGACAAGTTGCACGCTCTgaaaaaagaacagcagaaaaccAAGCAGACGACCACACCAGAGGAGGCGCCCGCTTGTCCCATACCAGCATCCACCACCCCTCTG GAGGCAGTGGGCCAGTCCCAGAGGAATGGGGCCTGttcccctcctcctgctcctgctcctgcaccTCCAGCACAACATTCTACTAACACCACCAAACAGAAG GAGGTATCtgctgaggagaagaagaagctccAGAAGAGAAAACACCTGGCAGAAAAGCTGAAAGAGGAAGTGATCAAGAAGTGA